A window from Mixophyes fleayi isolate aMixFle1 chromosome 12, aMixFle1.hap1, whole genome shotgun sequence encodes these proteins:
- the ARF6 gene encoding ADP-ribosylation factor 6: MGKVLSKIFGNKEMRILMLGLDAAGKTTILYKLKLGQSVTTIPTVGFNVETVTYKNVKFNVWDVGGQDKIRPLWRHYYTGTQGLIFVVDCADRDRIDEARQELHRIINDREMRDAIILIFANKQDLPDAMKPHEIQEKLGLTRIRDRNWYVQPSCATSGDGLYEGLTWLTSNYKS; encoded by the coding sequence ATGGGCAAGGTGCTTTCCAAAATTTTTGGCAACAAGGAGATGCGGATCCTTATGCTTGGACTGGATGCTGCTGGTAAGACCACCATCCTGTACAAATTAAAGTTGGGACAGTCCGTCACAACTATACCCACAGTTGGCTTCAACGTGGAAACCGTAACTTATAAGAATGTAAAATTCAACGTGTGGGATGTAGGGGGCCAGGATAAGATCCGGCCCTTGTGGCGGCACTATTACACCGGAACGCAAGGGCTCATCTTTGTGGTGGACTGCGCTGATCGGGATCGCATTGATGAGGCTAGACAGGAGCTTCATCGTATTATCAATGACAGGGAGATGAGGGACGCCATCATCCTGATATTTGCCAATAAACAAGACCTTCCTGATGCCATGAAACCCCACGAGATTCAGGAGAAACTGGGCCTCACCCGAATCAGGGATAGGAATTGGTATGTGCAGCCCTCCTGTGCTACTAGTGGGGATGGGCTATACGAAGGACTCACGTGGCTAACCTCCAACTACAAATCTTAA